The Verrucomicrobiota bacterium region GTGAGATAGGGAACATCCTTCAAGCCGGGAATCGGTGGCGCGGCCGCGCGCGCGCCGGTGGCGATGACGGCCTTCGCAAAGCGCAACGTCTGCCCGCCAACCTCAATCGTGTCCGGGCCGGTGAATTTTCCCGCGCCGAGCAAGACGTCCACGCCGAGTTCGCTGAAACGCTGGGCGGAGTCGTGCGGGCTGATGTCGGCGCGCAACCGGCGCATTCGCTCCATCACGCTGCCGAAGTTCGCCGTCGTGCCGGGCGGAACATTCACGCCGAACTCGCCGGCCTCGCGCACGGCAGCCACCGCACGGGCGGCGCGGATGATCGCCTTCGATGGCACGCAACCAACATTCAGGCAATCGCCACCCATGAAATGCTTCTCGATGAGCGCGACCTTCGCGCCGAGTCCCGCCGCGCCCACCGCGGTGACCAGTCCCGCCGTGCCCGCGCCGATGACAACGAGGTTGTAGCGCGGTGCCGGCGTGGGATTCTTCCAGCCTGTCGGATGAACATTGGAGACCAGCTTCTGATTGTGCGCGTCCCACGGGAGGACGGGCGGTGAAGTTTGTTCGGTCATAAAAGTAAGTTCGTTATTTCCAGCGCAGGCGTGCGGGCTTCGACCCAATCAAACGATTCGCTTCGCCAGCGCCTGCTTGGCGATGCGAGTGACGAAGAGGGTCACGACCACGGTGGCAAGCATTCCGACTCCATAGAGCGCCCATTCGCCGGTGGTGCGCGTGCGTTCGCCTGAGGCGGCCTTGGCGAGCGAACCGACATACACATACATCACCGTGCCGGGTATCATGCCGATCCAGGACGCGAGCACGTAATGGCCGAGCTTCACCCGCGTGATGCCGAAGGCGTAGTTCAACAGCGTGAAGGGAAACACCGGCGAGAGCCGGGTCAGCCCGACGATTTTCCAGCCCTCATTCGCCACGGCCTTGTCGATGGCGGCAAAGCGATCGTTGCCCTCGATCTTGCGGGCGATAGCGTCGCGGGCGAGATAACGGCCCACCAGAAACGCGCAGGTCGCGCCCAGCGTGGCCGCGATGGAGACGTAAACCGAACCCCAGACCACGCCAAACACCGCACCCGCGCCGAGCGTCAGCACCGAGCCAGGAACGAACAACACGGTCGCCATCACGTAGAGCGCGATGAATATCATCGGCCCCAACGGGCCAAGTTGCCCGACCCAATCAAGCGCCTGTTTGAGCAGTTCCTGCACATGGAAGTATTTCGCAACGGCGATGAGAACGCCGACCGCGCCGGCGTAGAGCAGCCACTTCCAGCGGAAGCCGGATTGGCTGGAGGCGGTTTTCGAATCACTCATCGCAACGGTTTCAGTGTGTGAGTTCATGGTGGGTTGGCGAGCTTAGACTGGAGGCTTACAGCTTCTGCTTCGCAAGGAAGGAGCGGATGTGCGCCGCGATGGCCGCGCCTTCCTCCTCCAAGGCAAATGGAAAGCTCCGTGGGGATGGGCCGCCCGGGTCAAGCCGGGCGGCCCTTTACCGTGAGTGGTTACTTCGCGTGGTCAGCGACGAGCTTGGGCCAGTTGGCGTCGCCCTTCTTGAGGTTCCCATCGGGATCCTTGTTGAACATCTTCTGCACGTCCGCGCTGTAGTTCAGCACGAGCCGGCCATCGACGATCTGCCACGTCGAGATGTCCACGGGCAGCAGGACGCCCAGAGCCGCGCCGACCGCGCAGTAGCC contains the following coding sequences:
- a CDS encoding TVP38/TMEM64 family protein, translated to MSDSKTASSQSGFRWKWLLYAGAVGVLIAVAKYFHVQELLKQALDWVGQLGPLGPMIFIALYVMATVLFVPGSVLTLGAGAVFGVVWGSVYVSIAATLGATCAFLVGRYLARDAIARKIEGNDRFAAIDKAVANEGWKIVGLTRLSPVFPFTLLNYAFGITRVKLGHYVLASWIGMIPGTVMYVYVGSLAKAASGERTRTTGEWALYGVGMLATVVVTLFVTRIAKQALAKRIV